The window TACACATTTCCGGCTGCCCGGCGACGTCGAGAAACGCGCTCGCGAGATGGAACCCTTCGAGCAACGCCTGGCCGCCGCGACGCTGTTGATGCGTCGAGCCGGCCAATGCCTTGAGACGTTTATAGAGCGGATTGTCCCGCGAGGTGATGGCTTTCACAGGCAGCGAAGACAGTGAGAATGAGGAAAGAATGAACGACGCGCGCTGTTGTACCGCGCGCGCGGCGCTCACTGAAAATCAGATGCCGCTGCGTTCGCCGAAGGCGTCGTCGTCGAGCATGGCATTGGTCAACGTGACGGGCACGACGACGATTTCACCCGCCGGCAGACGCGTGGTCGTGCCGAAGCGCAGATGCGCTTCACGCACCGGCGCGAACGAACGCCGATGATGCTCGCACGGCCCATGTTCACGCAGCGCCGCGAGGTGTTGCGGCGTGCCGTAACCGGCATGGGCATTGAAACCGTACACCGGAAAGCGCTGATGCAATTCGAGCAGCATGCGGTCACGCGTGACCTTAGCGAGAATCGACGCAGCAGAAATGCTTTTGACGAGCGCGTCGCCGCCGATCACCGCCTCGCTGCGCACGCTCAGCGTCGGGCAGCGATTACCGTCGATTTTGACCAGCGTCGGCACGACGGCGAGACCTTCCACCGCGCGCTTCATTGCCAGCATGGTGGCGTGCAGGATATTCAGCGAATCGATTTCTTCGACGCTCGCCGACGCGATGCAGTAAGCCAGCGCGCGATCGACAATCTTGTCGTACAGCTCGTCGCGCTTTTTCGCGGTGAGCACCTTCGAATCGTCGAGGCCGCGAATCATCGGCTTCGACGGGTCGAAGATCACCGCCGCCGCGACCACCGGACCAGCAAGCGGACCGCGCCCGGCTTCGTCGACGCCGCAGACGATGTCGTCCGGCGTCTCGAAGTTCAGGCCGACCTGCTCCGCCGCGGCGCCTGCCACGGCCTTGCGACGAGGTGCGCGCGCACCGGTCACGGCCGCGCCTTATGTTTTTCGACGACGCTCGCCACGACTTCCGCCGCACGCTGCGCAGTGTTCTGCTTCAGCACGTGATGCATCTCCGTGAAAATTTCCGTCAGCGTGCGCCGGTTGCCTTCGTCGCGCAACTGTTTCAGTGTGGCCTCGGCCAGCGCTTGCGGCGTGGCGAAATGCTGCAGGATTTCCGGCACGA is drawn from Burkholderia sp. 9120 and contains these coding sequences:
- the rnhB gene encoding ribonuclease HII, producing MTGARAPRRKAVAGAAAEQVGLNFETPDDIVCGVDEAGRGPLAGPVVAAAVIFDPSKPMIRGLDDSKVLTAKKRDELYDKIVDRALAYCIASASVEEIDSLNILHATMLAMKRAVEGLAVVPTLVKIDGNRCPTLSVRSEAVIGGDALVKSISAASILAKVTRDRMLLELHQRFPVYGFNAHAGYGTPQHLAALREHGPCEHHRRSFAPVREAHLRFGTTTRLPAGEIVVVPVTLTNAMLDDDAFGERSGI